One window from the genome of Haloprofundus halobius encodes:
- a CDS encoding MBL fold metallo-hydrolase, translating into MTTPDTIRRISVPVATRAPTGATNAHLVGDDSALLVDPAARTDELDSLVAASTVEHIAVTHTHSDHVGAVADYTEQTGATVWARRWREDRFERATGIEPDRTFVEGTEIETDAGPVTAFDTPGHAVDHVAFGVGDEVLCGDLAVVEGSVVVGAPEGDVRAYLTALRRLRAKDPARLLPGHGPEIDDPSATLERLIRHRLGREAKVREAIQGGVTTIDDVLDAAYDRDLTGVEDLARATVVAHVEKLAHEGWVVWDGERVRPL; encoded by the coding sequence ATGACGACGCCCGACACGATTCGACGAATCTCGGTCCCCGTCGCAACCCGCGCGCCGACGGGTGCGACGAACGCGCACCTCGTCGGCGACGACTCCGCACTCCTCGTCGACCCGGCCGCACGGACCGACGAACTCGACTCGCTGGTCGCCGCGTCGACCGTCGAGCACATCGCCGTCACGCACACCCATTCCGACCACGTCGGCGCTGTCGCCGACTACACCGAACAGACGGGCGCGACGGTGTGGGCGCGTCGCTGGCGCGAGGACCGGTTCGAGCGAGCGACGGGAATCGAACCCGACCGGACGTTCGTCGAGGGGACCGAAATCGAGACTGACGCCGGGCCGGTCACTGCCTTCGATACCCCCGGCCACGCCGTCGACCACGTCGCATTCGGCGTCGGTGACGAGGTACTCTGTGGCGATTTAGCCGTCGTCGAGGGGAGCGTCGTCGTCGGGGCGCCCGAAGGCGACGTTCGCGCGTACCTGACCGCACTCCGGCGACTGCGCGCGAAAGATCCGGCGAGACTGCTGCCCGGTCACGGCCCGGAGATCGACGACCCGAGCGCGACGCTCGAACGACTGATTCGCCATCGACTCGGCCGAGAAGCGAAGGTCCGAGAGGCGATTCAGGGCGGGGTGACGACTATCGATGACGTGCTTGACGCCGCCTACGACAGGGACTTAACGGGCGTCGAGGATTTGGCGCGAGCGACGGTCGTCGCGCACGTCGAGAAGTTGGCACACGAGGGATGGGTCGTGTGGGACGGCGAGCGGGTTCGGCCGCTGTAA
- the surE gene encoding 5'/3'-nucleotidase SurE: MQSPRVLLTNDDGIDAPGIEALYRELRTVADVTVIAPDENQSGMGRTRNGAVTLRDHEWGYRLAGTPADCVAFGLGGSDAEFDAVVSGINDSPNLGNYVVGRSGTVGAGIEASFLGTPAIAVSAYHSEDFHCHPGEAYDFTRPAVVARNLLERVWETAVFDDVDLLNVNAPVDVDAPSLRLTHVLADYAQSVEDVVVEDDPAADGGSADGGPDDESEVTDRDVRLVDQTWPHVVGFGNPMPGIDEHRERYPANSDRRAIVDGSVSVSPLSMTHEYVETPALDAVVDSVASSLTE; the protein is encoded by the coding sequence ATGCAGTCGCCGCGAGTGCTTCTGACGAACGACGACGGAATCGACGCGCCCGGAATCGAGGCGCTGTACCGCGAACTCCGGACCGTCGCCGACGTGACGGTCATCGCCCCCGACGAGAACCAGAGCGGGATGGGCCGCACGCGAAACGGCGCGGTCACGCTCCGCGACCACGAGTGGGGCTACCGCCTCGCCGGGACGCCCGCCGACTGCGTCGCGTTCGGCCTCGGTGGTTCGGACGCCGAGTTCGACGCCGTCGTCTCCGGCATCAACGACAGTCCGAATCTCGGCAACTACGTCGTCGGCCGTTCGGGAACTGTCGGCGCGGGCATCGAAGCCTCCTTCCTCGGTACACCGGCCATCGCCGTCTCGGCGTACCACTCCGAAGATTTCCACTGCCACCCCGGCGAGGCGTACGACTTCACCCGACCCGCAGTCGTCGCCCGCAACCTGCTCGAACGGGTCTGGGAGACAGCGGTGTTCGACGACGTGGACCTGCTGAACGTCAACGCGCCCGTCGACGTCGACGCGCCGTCGCTCCGACTGACGCACGTGCTGGCCGACTACGCGCAGTCGGTGGAGGACGTGGTCGTGGAAGACGACCCGGCCGCCGACGGTGGGTCCGCTGACGGTGGTCCCGACGACGAGTCGGAGGTGACCGACCGTGACGTGCGACTGGTCGACCAGACGTGGCCCCACGTCGTCGGCTTCGGCAACCCGATGCCGGGCATCGACGAGCACCGCGAGCGCTACCCGGCGAACAGCGACCGGCGGGCGATCGTCGACGGCTCTGTGAGCGTCTCGCCGCTGTCGATGACCCACGAGTACGTCGAGACGCCGGCACTCGACGCGGTGGTCGATTCCGTGGCGTCGTCGCTCACGGAGTGA
- a CDS encoding YkgJ family cysteine cluster protein, with translation MESLETELERARELDTDELADAIESIGFECTRCGACCKGYTDADGDAEPHTATVFPDEVRKLDGATSEDYDWRDVARPMPYGLSENANGELEGETFEWALQTDACGDCTFYEEDEKGMGACAVHENRPLICRTYPFSVVLGGTAQPMGEAVDEEGMVRAHECEGLGRDISRTDAERLAAAVKARAVREITEAMGVHDNYAPTDRASGEVVVHDSEGAKRPDGTPR, from the coding sequence ATGGAGTCTCTCGAAACCGAACTGGAGCGAGCGAGGGAGCTCGACACCGACGAGTTAGCCGACGCTATCGAGTCCATCGGCTTCGAGTGTACTCGATGCGGGGCGTGTTGCAAAGGGTACACCGACGCCGACGGCGACGCGGAACCGCACACCGCGACGGTGTTCCCCGACGAGGTTCGGAAACTGGACGGCGCAACGTCGGAAGACTACGATTGGCGCGACGTCGCCCGACCGATGCCGTACGGCCTCTCGGAGAATGCGAACGGCGAACTCGAAGGCGAGACGTTCGAGTGGGCGCTGCAGACCGACGCCTGCGGCGACTGCACGTTCTACGAGGAAGACGAGAAGGGAATGGGCGCGTGCGCGGTCCACGAGAACCGCCCGCTCATCTGCCGAACCTACCCGTTTTCGGTCGTTCTCGGGGGAACCGCGCAACCGATGGGCGAGGCCGTCGACGAGGAGGGGATGGTTCGCGCCCACGAGTGCGAGGGACTCGGCCGCGACATCTCCCGGACGGACGCCGAGAGGCTCGCGGCGGCGGTGAAGGCGCGCGCCGTCCGAGAGATAACGGAGGCGATGGGAGTCCACGACAACTACGCGCCGACCGACCGTGCGTCGGGGGAGGTCGTCGTCCACGACTCCGAGGGAGCGAAGCGACCGGACGGCACGCCGCGGTAG
- a CDS encoding TRAM domain-containing protein: MEISDKLLCLFSAEVRSDGDSYTVEIPRREVEAGSIESGETYRVALISRETNAGTSAETTTTATDTDTDEPQPPVEVGELRYVEIEDIGKQGDGIARVERGYVIIVPDADVGERVKIEITEVKSNFAVGEVIEDEF; this comes from the coding sequence TTGGAAATCTCAGATAAACTCCTGTGTCTGTTCAGCGCGGAAGTCCGCAGCGACGGCGACTCCTACACCGTCGAAATCCCCCGTCGAGAGGTCGAAGCCGGTTCCATCGAATCGGGTGAGACGTACCGTGTCGCGCTCATCTCGCGCGAGACGAACGCCGGCACGTCGGCCGAGACGACGACGACGGCGACCGACACCGACACCGACGAACCGCAACCGCCGGTCGAGGTCGGCGAACTGCGCTACGTCGAAATCGAGGACATCGGCAAACAGGGCGACGGTATCGCCCGCGTCGAACGCGGCTACGTCATCATCGTCCCCGACGCGGACGTCGGCGAGCGGGTGAAGATCGAGATAACGGAAGTGAAGTCGAACTTCGCCGTCGGCGAAGTTATCGAAGACGAGTTCTGA
- a CDS encoding class I SAM-dependent methyltransferase codes for MKGQEWYQADDVAREYDSKRFSKGGRLIDRREKKAVLSALGPVEGKDVLEIACGTGRFTVALAERGANVVGLDISAAMMAQGRQKARSAGIADRIEFIRGDAARLPFPDDHFDAVMAMRFFHLADTPAKFLAEMCRVSKQQVFFDTFNSFSTRVVYNWLLPMGSHLYSREDVERLLSGAGLKLADESHDFILPYGLYRKIPNGIAGELRELDETIRDNELGEKLSSVSYWNAEVI; via the coding sequence GTGAAAGGACAGGAGTGGTACCAGGCCGACGACGTAGCCCGCGAGTACGACTCGAAGCGGTTCTCGAAGGGCGGGAGACTCATCGACCGCCGCGAGAAGAAGGCGGTGCTGTCGGCGCTCGGACCGGTCGAGGGGAAGGACGTGCTCGAAATCGCGTGCGGAACCGGTCGGTTCACGGTCGCGCTCGCCGAACGCGGTGCCAACGTCGTCGGACTCGACATCTCGGCGGCGATGATGGCGCAGGGACGACAGAAAGCCCGGAGCGCCGGCATCGCCGACCGCATCGAGTTTATCCGCGGCGACGCCGCCCGGCTCCCGTTCCCGGACGACCATTTCGACGCGGTGATGGCGATGCGATTCTTCCATCTCGCCGATACGCCGGCGAAGTTTCTCGCGGAGATGTGTCGCGTCTCGAAGCAACAGGTGTTCTTCGATACGTTCAACAGTTTCAGCACGCGGGTCGTCTACAACTGGCTCTTGCCGATGGGCTCACACCTCTACTCGCGCGAGGACGTCGAGCGACTGCTCTCGGGGGCCGGACTGAAACTGGCCGACGAGTCGCACGACTTCATCCTCCCCTACGGTCTCTATCGAAAGATTCCCAACGGCATCGCCGGAGAGCTCCGCGAGTTAGACGAGACGATACGGGACAACGAACTCGGCGAGAAGCTCTCGTCGGTGTCGTACTGGAACGCAGAAGTCATCTGA
- a CDS encoding PPOX class F420-dependent oxidoreductase — protein MIPASHVDILEKESFAHIATVLPDGTPQVTPVWVDHDGREAVLINTARGRRKERNLRQEPNVSVSVLDPEDPYRYVSIRGEATLTEEGAVDHINKLAKQYMGVDEYPHLGDESGPRVIVRIPADHVVTSG, from the coding sequence GTGATTCCAGCGTCGCACGTAGACATTCTGGAGAAGGAGTCGTTCGCCCACATCGCCACGGTGCTACCCGACGGAACGCCGCAGGTGACGCCGGTGTGGGTCGACCACGACGGCCGAGAGGCCGTGCTGATAAACACCGCCCGAGGGCGGCGCAAGGAGAGAAACCTCAGGCAGGAACCGAACGTGAGCGTCTCCGTTCTCGACCCCGAGGACCCGTACCGGTACGTCTCGATTCGCGGCGAGGCGACCCTCACCGAGGAGGGAGCCGTCGACCACATCAACAAACTGGCCAAGCAGTATATGGGCGTCGACGAGTACCCGCACCTCGGCGACGAGTCGGGACCCCGCGTCATCGTCCGCATCCCGGCAGACCACGTCGTCACTAGCGGGTGA
- a CDS encoding MarR family transcriptional regulator: MSTTTAETSQQDRLSESEFRDRLRELPPSAKLVAKVLEGDSPLSQGQLAEESLLPDRTVRYALNRLEDSDLVGSRYSFKDARKQVYFLNT, translated from the coding sequence ATGAGCACCACCACCGCGGAGACCAGCCAACAGGACCGCCTCTCGGAGTCGGAGTTTCGTGACCGTCTCCGCGAACTTCCGCCGAGCGCGAAACTCGTCGCGAAGGTTCTAGAGGGCGACTCGCCGCTGTCGCAGGGCCAACTCGCCGAGGAGTCGCTGCTGCCCGACCGGACCGTCCGCTACGCGCTGAACCGCCTCGAAGACTCCGACCTCGTCGGTTCGCGCTACAGTTTCAAGGACGCGCGCAAACAGGTGTACTTCCTCAACACGTAA
- a CDS encoding glycosyltransferase family 2 protein, translated as MELSVVVPTLNSRDQLAASLDALAATAPDAEVVVVNGPSADGTTGMVRDRDDVDVLVEVSARTLNVARNAGIEVASGDAVAFVGHDLLVEETWRDAVVDGLADADAVTGPTHRTLRAGMTTETPEHRRIRDREVTYFGGGNVAFRSEILAKLDGFDEYLETGGARDAAHRLAGLGGTVSWQPEACVRREYETEADGGTDRRDLHWKYRALAYRLVKNYGLRPTTVRRTLSHAGSDATAAARDVVRGETTPTGWVGNGRDVVVGISMGTSDGFVARARDRSATRNPHGVSKRADRAVARYDWR; from the coding sequence ATGGAACTCTCGGTCGTCGTCCCGACACTCAACAGCCGGGACCAACTCGCGGCCAGCCTCGACGCGCTGGCAGCGACTGCGCCGGACGCGGAGGTGGTGGTCGTCAACGGCCCCTCGGCGGACGGGACGACCGGGATGGTCCGCGACCGAGACGACGTGGACGTGCTCGTCGAGGTGTCGGCGCGGACGCTCAACGTCGCGCGCAACGCGGGTATCGAGGTCGCCTCCGGCGACGCCGTCGCCTTCGTGGGCCACGACCTCCTCGTCGAGGAGACGTGGCGCGACGCCGTCGTCGACGGGTTGGCCGACGCCGACGCCGTCACCGGCCCCACCCACCGGACGCTCCGCGCGGGGATGACGACCGAGACACCGGAACACCGCCGCATCCGCGACCGCGAGGTGACGTACTTCGGCGGCGGCAACGTCGCCTTCCGAAGCGAGATACTGGCGAAACTGGACGGATTCGACGAGTATCTCGAAACCGGCGGCGCGCGCGACGCCGCCCACCGCCTCGCCGGACTCGGCGGCACCGTCTCGTGGCAACCGGAGGCGTGCGTCCGCCGCGAGTACGAGACGGAGGCCGACGGCGGGACCGACCGCAGAGACCTCCACTGGAAGTACCGCGCGCTGGCGTACCGGTTGGTGAAGAACTACGGACTCCGCCCGACCACAGTCCGGCGAACGCTGTCACACGCCGGCAGCGACGCGACAGCCGCCGCCCGCGACGTCGTCCGCGGCGAGACGACCCCGACCGGGTGGGTCGGCAACGGCCGCGACGTCGTCGTCGGCATCTCGATGGGCACCTCCGACGGATTCGTCGCCCGCGCCCGGGACCGCTCGGCAACCCGGAACCCCCACGGCGTCTCCAAGCGCGCCGACCGTGCCGTCGCGCGGTACGACTGGCGCTGA
- a CDS encoding sugar porter family MFS transporter has translation MSVQTSGGSGFGDYDRFVYVTAALAALNGLLFGFDTGVISGAFLYIERSFQMTSLFGVELGTAWVEGLVVSGALVGAVVGAAVGGRLADRIGRRRLILVGATVFFFGSLLMAIAPTVEVLVIGRIIDGLAIGFASMVGPLYISEISPPKIRGSLVSLNQLAVTSGILVSYFVNYAFADSGAWRLMLGAGMIPAVVLGVGMLFMPESPRWLVEQGREDDAREVLSKTRNETTVSEEIADIKETAAAEAGDIRELLEPWVRPMLVVGIGLAAFQQVTGINTVIYYAPTILSSTGFGDSASILATVGIGVVNVAMTVVAISVIDKVGRRPLLLVGLGGMTATLVVLGTVFSLPGLSGVIGWVATGSLMLYVAFFAIGLGPVFWLLISEIYPLSVRGSAAGVATVVNWAANLAVALTFLRVVDLLGQSGTFWLYAVLSLAGLAFCYFLVPETKGRSLEEIEADFRESAVGTEAVNMTGEEAPDDD, from the coding sequence ATGAGTGTGCAAACCAGCGGCGGGTCGGGGTTCGGCGACTACGACCGATTCGTCTACGTGACCGCAGCGCTGGCGGCGTTGAATGGGCTCCTGTTCGGTTTCGACACGGGCGTCATCTCCGGGGCGTTCCTCTACATCGAGCGCTCGTTCCAGATGACCTCGCTGTTCGGTGTGGAACTCGGGACGGCGTGGGTCGAAGGACTGGTGGTGAGCGGCGCGCTCGTCGGGGCCGTGGTTGGCGCGGCCGTCGGCGGCCGCCTCGCGGACCGCATCGGTCGTCGGCGACTCATCCTCGTCGGAGCCACGGTGTTCTTCTTCGGCTCCCTCCTGATGGCAATCGCGCCGACGGTGGAAGTGCTGGTCATCGGGCGCATCATCGACGGTCTCGCAATCGGGTTCGCCTCGATGGTCGGGCCGCTGTACATCTCCGAGATCTCCCCGCCGAAGATTCGCGGGTCGCTCGTCTCGCTAAACCAGTTGGCGGTGACGAGCGGTATCCTCGTCTCGTACTTCGTCAACTACGCGTTCGCCGACTCGGGCGCGTGGCGCCTCATGCTCGGCGCGGGGATGATTCCGGCCGTCGTCCTCGGCGTCGGGATGCTGTTCATGCCCGAGAGCCCCCGGTGGCTCGTCGAGCAGGGCAGAGAGGACGACGCCCGCGAGGTGCTGTCGAAGACGCGGAACGAGACGACGGTCTCCGAGGAGATCGCCGACATCAAGGAGACGGCAGCCGCCGAGGCCGGCGACATCCGAGAACTGCTCGAACCGTGGGTCCGGCCGATGCTCGTCGTCGGTATCGGACTCGCGGCGTTCCAGCAGGTGACCGGCATCAACACGGTCATCTACTACGCGCCGACCATCCTCTCGTCGACCGGGTTCGGCGACTCGGCGTCCATCCTCGCGACGGTCGGTATCGGCGTCGTGAACGTCGCGATGACCGTCGTCGCCATCTCGGTCATCGACAAGGTGGGACGTCGGCCGCTACTGCTCGTCGGTCTCGGCGGCATGACGGCGACGCTCGTTGTGCTTGGGACGGTGTTCTCCCTCCCCGGCCTCTCGGGCGTGATCGGGTGGGTGGCGACGGGGAGTCTGATGCTCTACGTCGCCTTCTTCGCCATCGGACTCGGTCCGGTGTTCTGGCTGCTCATCTCCGAGATCTACCCGCTGTCGGTCCGCGGGTCGGCCGCCGGCGTGGCGACGGTCGTCAACTGGGCGGCGAACCTTGCCGTCGCGCTCACGTTCCTGCGGGTCGTCGACCTCCTCGGCCAGAGCGGGACGTTCTGGCTCTACGCGGTGCTGAGCCTCGCGGGTCTCGCGTTCTGTTACTTCCTCGTGCCGGAGACGAAGGGCCGGTCGCTGGAGGAGATCGAGGCCGACTTCCGCGAGAGCGCCGTCGGCACCGAGGCGGTAAACATGACCGGCGAAGAGGCTCCCGACGACGACTGA
- a CDS encoding amidohydrolase family protein has protein sequence MLELEHGFRVVDVHTRLDPDAGDVATRGRDVSPERLEREMHQAGVVHAVVAAGRRRDDEGYLRANNAVARLSVDRPFSAFARLDGPRDPSPGTGAKLRNLAASRRDHHTSPGDAERYGYDDRFHGYVLNPTVDGLPDDDVLDVLDDVGLPVLVRGSETFAPSTVAETVLRRSFPVVLTSFGGFPLDFARMEAALELLDEYDQLYLDTSAVRYRSLLERGLLEHPDRILFGSGAPTVHPNVAVMELLTLDVSEDAMVRAFSKNPARVVPSLAPGGQ, from the coding sequence ATGTTGGAACTGGAGCACGGATTTCGCGTCGTCGACGTACACACGCGTCTCGACCCCGACGCCGGCGACGTGGCGACGCGTGGGCGCGACGTCTCGCCCGAGCGACTCGAACGGGAGATGCACCAAGCGGGCGTCGTCCACGCCGTCGTCGCCGCCGGACGCCGCCGCGACGACGAGGGCTACCTCCGGGCGAACAACGCCGTCGCGCGACTGAGCGTCGACCGTCCGTTCTCGGCGTTCGCCCGACTCGACGGACCGCGCGACCCGTCGCCGGGGACGGGCGCGAAACTCCGGAACCTCGCGGCGTCGCGTCGCGACCACCACACCTCGCCCGGCGACGCCGAGCGGTACGGCTACGACGACCGGTTTCACGGCTACGTCCTCAACCCGACGGTCGACGGCCTGCCCGACGACGACGTTCTCGACGTGCTCGACGACGTGGGACTCCCCGTGCTCGTCCGCGGTTCCGAGACGTTCGCGCCGTCGACGGTCGCCGAGACGGTGCTCCGGCGCTCGTTCCCCGTCGTGTTGACGAGTTTCGGCGGCTTCCCGCTCGACTTCGCACGCATGGAGGCGGCGCTCGAACTCCTGGACGAGTACGACCAACTCTACCTCGACACGAGCGCCGTCAGATACCGATCGCTGCTCGAGCGCGGGTTGCTCGAACACCCCGACCGCATCCTCTTCGGCAGCGGCGCGCCGACCGTCCACCCGAACGTCGCCGTCATGGAACTGCTGACGCTCGACGTCTCGGAGGACGCGATGGTGCGCGCGTTCTCGAAAAACCCGGCCCGGGTGGTTCCGTCGCTCGCACCGGGCGGTCAGTAA
- a CDS encoding HalOD1 output domain-containing protein: protein MSHETTNTKPTSQPVLQDGARVQYFSYDPTDDEWVTVAVVEAVAAAKNVDLSDLPPLYESGVDPDALEELFDGETPWAFAFSYADRSVLVEGDGTVCVEDPTN, encoded by the coding sequence ATGTCTCACGAAACGACAAACACCAAACCGACGAGCCAACCCGTATTGCAGGACGGTGCCAGAGTACAGTACTTCTCATACGACCCGACGGACGACGAGTGGGTGACTGTCGCCGTCGTGGAGGCGGTGGCGGCGGCGAAGAACGTCGACCTGAGCGACCTTCCGCCGCTGTACGAGAGCGGCGTCGACCCGGACGCGCTCGAAGAACTGTTCGACGGCGAAACCCCCTGGGCGTTCGCGTTCTCGTACGCCGACCGGTCCGTCCTCGTCGAGGGCGACGGAACCGTCTGCGTCGAGGACCCGACGAACTGA
- the thsA gene encoding thermosome subunit alpha: MQQPMFILAEGNERTRGQAAQDSNIRAGKAVANAVRTTLGPRGMDKMLVDSSGDVVITNDGATILNEMDIEHPAAQMIVEVSQTQEDEVGDGTTTAAVLTGELLAQAEDLLESDLHPTVIVEGYHEAARLAQEAIDAELLDIDLDDGILEQVAESSMTGKGTGDVTADVLAKQVVKAVRQVANGERIDRDDIHVHTKTGASSSATELVGGVVIDKEPVSENMPRGVEDATAVVLDMKLDVRKAEADTEYNITNVDQLNAAIEAEDNELRGYAKTLADAGVDVVFCTKSIDDRVAGYLADAGILAFKSVKKSDATALARATGAKRLGSLSDLDESDFGHVDSVSVKKFGDDELTFIEGGEAAKAVTLFLRGGTEHVVDELERAMNDAVDVVIAALDKGGVVPGAGATEIAIADHIRSESAGIEGRKQLAVTAFADAVDSLPRTLAENTGMDSIDALVDLRAAHEKEGRAGIISTGRFGEIGDPVEAGILDPAAVKREAVESATEAATMIVRIDDVIAAE; this comes from the coding sequence ATGCAGCAACCGATGTTTATCCTTGCAGAGGGCAACGAGCGCACCCGCGGTCAGGCCGCCCAGGACTCGAACATTCGAGCGGGCAAGGCCGTCGCCAACGCCGTTCGAACGACACTCGGTCCCCGGGGGATGGACAAGATGCTCGTCGACTCCTCCGGCGACGTCGTCATCACCAACGACGGCGCGACCATCCTCAACGAGATGGACATCGAACACCCCGCCGCGCAGATGATCGTCGAAGTCTCGCAGACGCAGGAGGACGAGGTCGGCGACGGCACGACGACGGCGGCCGTCCTGACGGGCGAACTGCTCGCGCAGGCCGAGGACCTCCTCGAATCCGATCTCCACCCGACGGTCATCGTCGAGGGCTACCACGAGGCCGCCCGCCTCGCCCAGGAGGCTATCGACGCCGAACTGCTCGACATCGACCTCGACGACGGGATTCTCGAACAGGTCGCCGAGTCCTCGATGACCGGGAAGGGAACCGGGGACGTGACCGCCGACGTACTGGCCAAGCAGGTCGTCAAGGCGGTCCGACAGGTCGCAAACGGCGAACGCATAGACAGAGACGACATCCACGTCCACACCAAGACCGGCGCGAGCTCCAGCGCGACCGAACTCGTCGGGGGCGTCGTCATCGACAAGGAGCCCGTCAGCGAGAACATGCCCCGCGGCGTCGAGGACGCCACCGCCGTCGTCCTCGACATGAAACTCGACGTCCGCAAGGCCGAGGCCGACACCGAGTACAACATCACGAACGTCGACCAGCTCAACGCCGCCATCGAGGCTGAGGACAACGAACTCCGCGGCTACGCGAAGACGCTCGCCGACGCCGGCGTCGACGTGGTGTTCTGCACGAAGTCCATCGACGACCGCGTCGCCGGCTACCTCGCCGACGCGGGCATCCTCGCGTTCAAGAGCGTGAAGAAGTCCGACGCCACGGCGCTGGCCCGCGCGACCGGTGCGAAGCGTCTCGGTTCGCTCTCGGATCTCGACGAGAGCGACTTCGGCCACGTCGACAGCGTCAGCGTGAAGAAGTTCGGCGACGACGAACTCACCTTCATCGAGGGCGGCGAGGCGGCGAAGGCCGTCACGCTGTTCCTCCGCGGCGGCACCGAACACGTCGTCGACGAGCTCGAACGCGCGATGAACGACGCCGTCGACGTGGTCATCGCCGCGCTCGACAAGGGCGGCGTCGTCCCCGGCGCGGGAGCGACCGAGATCGCCATCGCCGACCACATCCGCTCGGAGTCGGCGGGTATCGAGGGCCGCAAGCAGTTGGCCGTCACCGCGTTCGCCGACGCCGTCGACAGCCTGCCGCGCACGCTCGCGGAGAACACCGGGATGGACTCCATCGACGCGCTGGTCGACCTCCGCGCCGCTCACGAGAAGGAGGGCCGCGCCGGCATCATCTCGACGGGCCGCTTCGGCGAAATCGGCGACCCCGTCGAAGCCGGCATCCTCGACCCCGCCGCGGTCAAGCGCGAGGCCGTCGAGTCCGCCACCGAGGCCGCGACGATGATCGTCCGCATCGACGACGTCATCGCCGCCGAGTAA
- a CDS encoding cupin domain-containing protein — MSDEPNEAREPRESHTSRIVRPADDWTGESDDGSRWKRLAQLAGGDRLGCTLEELLPGHDPLPYHYHTANEEAMYVLDGRGTLRTPAGEAEVRAGDYVSFPVGEDGAHTVENASQTPLRYLAVSTMIEPDVVVYPDEETLCVNVGAAPGRPRGEFTLRKSFSMRDGSDV, encoded by the coding sequence ATGTCCGACGAACCGAACGAAGCGCGTGAACCGCGTGAATCGCACACCTCACGTATCGTCCGCCCCGCCGACGACTGGACCGGAGAGAGCGACGACGGCAGTCGGTGGAAGCGACTGGCACAACTGGCGGGCGGCGACCGCCTCGGCTGCACGCTCGAAGAGTTGCTTCCCGGTCACGACCCGCTGCCGTACCACTACCACACCGCCAACGAGGAGGCGATGTACGTGCTCGACGGTCGCGGCACGCTTAGAACGCCGGCGGGCGAGGCCGAGGTCCGCGCAGGCGACTACGTCTCGTTTCCGGTCGGCGAGGACGGCGCGCACACCGTCGAAAACGCGTCTCAGACGCCGCTGCGGTATCTCGCTGTCTCGACGATGATCGAACCGGACGTGGTCGTCTACCCCGACGAGGAGACGCTGTGCGTGAACGTCGGTGCAGCACCCGGACGACCTCGCGGGGAGTTCACGCTGCGGAAGTCGTTCTCGATGCGCGACGGTTCCGATGTGTGA
- a CDS encoding trimeric intracellular cation channel family protein, whose protein sequence is MVDAFSVMNLVGLVAFAVVGSLKAADADLDLFGVAVLGVLTALGGGTMRDVLVGRTPASLQSITEMSVAFVGVGLAVALSALLSERLRDHPAVQLPDAAGLAAFAATGALVGFEAGLSPYGVVVLATLTAVGGGSLADLLLTRVPIVLREDFYATPALLGGIVFWALVTGGASTDFAAVACAGFVLLVRLVAIRYEWSLPRV, encoded by the coding sequence ATGGTTGACGCGTTCTCGGTGATGAACCTCGTCGGCCTCGTCGCCTTCGCGGTCGTCGGCTCGCTGAAAGCCGCCGACGCCGACCTCGACCTGTTCGGCGTCGCCGTCCTCGGCGTGTTGACGGCGCTCGGCGGCGGCACGATGCGCGACGTGCTCGTCGGTCGGACGCCGGCGTCGCTCCAGTCGATCACCGAGATGAGCGTCGCGTTCGTGGGGGTCGGCCTCGCAGTCGCCCTCTCCGCTCTCCTCTCGGAGCGACTGCGCGACCACCCCGCGGTACAGTTGCCCGACGCGGCCGGCTTGGCCGCGTTCGCGGCGACCGGTGCGCTCGTCGGATTCGAGGCCGGACTATCGCCGTACGGCGTCGTCGTGCTCGCGACGCTGACCGCCGTCGGCGGCGGCAGTCTCGCCGATTTGTTGTTGACCCGAGTGCCCATCGTCCTCCGGGAGGATTTCTACGCGACGCCCGCACTTCTCGGCGGTATCGTGTTCTGGGCGCTCGTGACAGGCGGCGCGTCAACCGACTTCGCCGCCGTCGCGTGTGCGGGCTTCGTGCTTCTCGTTCGACTGGTCGCGATTCGCTACGAGTGGTCGCTGCCGCGGGTGTGA